The Selenomonadales bacterium genome contains a region encoding:
- a CDS encoding DEAD/DEAH box helicase, translating into MTFEQLGVSSDLINALKAKNITEPTQIQKDMIPLIADGQNAIGCSATGTGKTLSYLLPILEKIDSEEAVAQVVILAPTNELVMQIQREAEALAVASGRAIRTMGIAGSANIARQIDRLKTKPHIIVASPGRLFELLSKRKVSVFQVKTLVLDEVDRLLDDQLLPSVEKILKAVPKQRQMIFVSATITDGTRKKVTKLCPDITEKTVASTTVLKQQISHSYIVVDHRRRLECVRKLYHALGLKRTILFVNRSYDIPMIVEKLNHHKIKTTGLYREMMAADRKKALADFARGTAHILVATDVAARGLDIQDVDCIINLYPPENEKVYLHRAGRTARAGGEGRMILLVTDRDRDLVASYERKLPITLTKALVANGKWIEKQPK; encoded by the coding sequence ATGACATTTGAACAATTAGGCGTATCATCCGATCTGATCAATGCGCTGAAAGCAAAAAACATTACCGAACCGACACAGATTCAAAAAGATATGATCCCGCTTATTGCAGATGGTCAAAATGCGATTGGTTGTTCGGCAACAGGCACGGGCAAGACGTTATCGTATCTTCTTCCAATCCTCGAAAAAATCGATTCTGAAGAAGCAGTAGCACAAGTCGTTATCCTTGCACCGACCAATGAGCTTGTCATGCAGATTCAACGTGAAGCAGAAGCACTTGCTGTCGCATCGGGTCGTGCGATTCGTACGATGGGGATAGCAGGCAGTGCCAATATCGCCCGTCAGATCGACCGCCTCAAAACGAAACCGCACATTATCGTTGCATCGCCCGGCAGATTATTCGAGCTTCTCAGCAAACGAAAAGTGTCGGTATTTCAAGTAAAAACGCTCGTTCTCGACGAAGTTGACCGCCTTCTCGACGATCAACTTCTTCCGTCTGTTGAAAAGATACTTAAAGCTGTACCCAAACAACGTCAGATGATCTTCGTTTCGGCAACGATCACAGACGGCACACGAAAAAAAGTTACCAAACTATGTCCCGATATTACCGAAAAAACAGTTGCTTCGACAACTGTATTGAAACAACAGATCAGTCATTCGTATATCGTAGTCGACCATCGTCGTCGCCTCGAATGTGTACGCAAACTGTATCATGCACTCGGACTGAAACGAACGATCTTATTCGTAAATCGCAGTTACGATATTCCGATGATCGTAGAAAAGCTGAACCATCATAAAATCAAAACAACAGGTCTTTATCGTGAGATGATGGCAGCCGATCGCAAAAAAGCCTTGGCTGACTTCGCGCGCGGTACGGCACACATCTTAGTCGCTACCGACGTTGCGGCACGTGGTCTTGATATTCAAGACGTAGATTGCATCATCAACTTGTATCCGCCCGAAAACGAAAAGGTATATCTGCATCGCGCGGGCAGAACGGCACGTGCCGGCGGTGAAGGCAGAATGATTTTACTCGTTACCGATCGCGACCGCGACTTAGTCGCATCTTACGAGCGCAAGCTTCCGATCACATTGACGAAAGCACTCGTAGCAAACGGAAAATGGATCGAAAAACAGCCCAAATAA
- a CDS encoding DNA topoisomerase 3, with the protein MRLYIAEKPSMGREIAKCLPAPHRSKDGYIETGGGIVTWGFGHILRQAEPNEYDEKYRRWNMADLPIIPTEWKMLVIDSCEKQFHIVKNLIEQADELIHAGDPDREGQLLIDEIFDYLEIKNKPIKRLLLNALDTVSIQRALNNLKENQDFLRLKQSALGRARADWLIGMNLSRAYTLAARRMGHQVTLPIGRVKTPTLALVVRRENDIKNFVPVDYYILKADFAFNGETFTTQWKPADTQKGLDSEDRLIDLDTAHEILARITEDHEPEIPGIVTKCERSLKKEQQRLPYSLSALQIEAGKRFKYDPQLVLDTAQKLYEKKLTTYPRSDCDYLPENQKDASKIIAGNLLQCGDEKLSEWSKNADLTITSRAWNDKKITAHHAIIPTQERCNLASLSDVERNIYFLIAQAYLAQFYPIHTYQQTKLEVVYRDECFTASGRIIKQLGWKALYVSDKSEKKEETAVLPPVSKDSKVDFCSAKLDKKTTRPPTRFTAATLLAAMKEIHRYVKNQDLKKKLKDVCGIGTEATRATMINELLTRGFLKEEKKFLIPTPIAYLLIEALPDEITYPDATAIWENALHSMKEGKSDLDSFLDMQIKFMTEICQKAENVKLPTSEDTYRCPQCKKGILKKRSGKNGDFWGCSRYPSCNLTLDDDGGKPKKTGFLCKQCKQGILRLIRGKNGSFWGCSNYPSCTATYNDENGRPVLSRY; encoded by the coding sequence GTGCGCTTATACATTGCCGAAAAACCGAGTATGGGACGCGAGATCGCCAAGTGTCTGCCCGCTCCGCACAGATCGAAGGACGGATATATCGAAACAGGCGGAGGTATTGTAACGTGGGGATTCGGTCACATTCTGCGTCAAGCAGAACCGAACGAATACGATGAAAAATACCGCAGATGGAATATGGCTGATTTGCCTATTATTCCGACAGAATGGAAGATGCTCGTCATCGACTCGTGTGAAAAACAATTTCATATCGTAAAAAATCTCATCGAACAAGCCGATGAACTCATTCATGCAGGCGACCCTGACCGCGAAGGACAGCTTCTTATCGACGAAATATTCGACTATCTCGAGATTAAGAATAAACCGATAAAAAGACTTCTCCTTAACGCGCTCGATACCGTCAGCATCCAAAGGGCACTCAATAATCTGAAGGAAAATCAAGACTTTTTGCGTCTTAAGCAGTCTGCACTCGGACGCGCGCGTGCCGATTGGCTGATCGGCATGAATCTATCACGTGCTTATACACTTGCCGCCAGACGTATGGGGCATCAAGTGACACTTCCCATCGGACGCGTCAAGACGCCGACATTGGCACTTGTAGTACGCCGTGAGAATGATATCAAAAATTTTGTTCCCGTAGATTACTATATCTTAAAGGCTGATTTTGCCTTCAACGGTGAAACCTTCACGACGCAATGGAAACCTGCCGATACGCAGAAAGGACTTGATAGCGAAGATCGTTTGATAGACCTTGATACAGCACATGAGATATTGGCTCGCATCACCGAAGATCACGAACCCGAGATTCCCGGCATCGTAACAAAATGTGAACGCTCGCTGAAAAAAGAACAGCAACGATTGCCGTATTCATTGTCTGCGCTCCAAATCGAAGCAGGCAAGCGGTTCAAATACGATCCGCAGCTTGTCTTGGATACAGCGCAAAAGCTATATGAAAAGAAACTAACGACATATCCTCGTTCCGACTGCGACTATCTGCCCGAGAATCAAAAAGATGCCTCAAAAATCATCGCAGGAAACTTGTTACAGTGCGGTGATGAAAAGCTGAGCGAATGGAGTAAAAACGCAGACCTTACCATTACAAGTCGAGCTTGGAACGATAAGAAAATTACGGCACATCATGCGATCATTCCGACGCAAGAAAGATGCAATTTAGCATCTCTCAGTGATGTAGAACGTAATATCTATTTCTTGATAGCACAAGCATATCTGGCGCAATTCTATCCGATCCACACATACCAACAGACGAAACTGGAAGTAGTCTATCGCGATGAATGTTTTACGGCAAGCGGACGCATTATTAAACAACTTGGCTGGAAAGCACTCTATGTTTCCGATAAATCGGAAAAGAAAGAAGAAACAGCAGTTCTGCCACCCGTTTCCAAAGACTCTAAAGTGGATTTTTGTTCAGCCAAACTCGATAAAAAAACAACACGTCCACCGACACGATTCACCGCCGCAACACTTCTTGCCGCAATGAAAGAAATTCATCGTTACGTGAAAAATCAAGACCTCAAAAAGAAACTGAAAGATGTCTGCGGTATCGGAACAGAAGCAACGCGTGCAACGATGATAAACGAGCTTTTAACACGCGGATTTTTGAAAGAAGAGAAGAAGTTCCTCATCCCAACGCCGATTGCGTATCTCTTAATAGAAGCACTGCCGGATGAGATCACATATCCCGATGCTACTGCCATTTGGGAAAATGCGCTTCATTCGATGAAAGAAGGTAAATCCGACCTTGATTCTTTCTTGGATATGCAGATAAAATTCATGACAGAGATATGTCAAAAAGCAGAGAATGTAAAATTACCGACAAGTGAAGATACGTATCGCTGTCCGCAATGCAAAAAAGGTATTTTGAAAAAAAGAAGCGGTAAAAACGGTGATTTTTGGGGATGCTCTCGTTATCCGTCATGCAACCTAACGCTTGACGATGATGGAGGCAAACCAAAGAAAACAGGATTTTTGTGTAAACAGTGCAAGCAAGGTATCCTTCGTCTTATTCGCGGCAAAAACGGCTCATTCTGGGGGTGCAGCAACTATCCATCCTGCACCGCAACCTATAACGATGAAAACGGACGGCCCGTTTTATCACGATATTAA